In Lentibacillus amyloliquefaciens, one DNA window encodes the following:
- a CDS encoding DUF1657 domain-containing protein codes for MLSFSNRKDRIKITVSSQVKGCFASVKNIEATLESLSAKTRDQKADEIFNDVRNTMRTVQNDLENQVLHLTKEEPQYKS; via the coding sequence GTGCTTTCATTTTCAAACCGAAAGGATAGGATCAAAATTACTGTCAGCTCACAAGTAAAAGGATGTTTCGCATCTGTTAAAAATATCGAAGCAACACTTGAATCCCTTTCAGCAAAAACTCGGGACCAGAAAGCAGACGAAATATTCAATGACGTCCGGAATACAATGCGAACCGTTCAAAATGACCTGGAAAATCAGGTGCTGCATTTGACCAAAGAAGAACCTCAATATAAAAGCTAA
- a CDS encoding zinc-binding dehydrogenase, translated as MKAFVHEYGKLKIKDMSVPFADHGQVKVSIKMAGFNRRDVAVPDRRGNDAGALILGSDGAGVVEAIGEGVSEFSVGDEVIVNPSLGWYENTEAPPKQFDILGMPDNGTFTETIVLPAEQLEKKPGHLSWEEAGVLALSGLTGYRALFTKGNLRAEDTLFIPGAGSGVATYLIQFAKKAGARVIVSSRSEEKCSQALELGADRAIDTNSDWSFELKDETIDIVIDSVGEATFNRSLDVLKKGGRFVTFGATTDDTVELNLRKFFYGQYKLIGTTMGSQEELQAMLAYIDEHQIHPAVDRSFLLDDAQNALEYLKESKQFGKVVLNVSES; from the coding sequence ATGAAAGCATTTGTACATGAATACGGAAAACTGAAAATAAAAGATATGAGTGTGCCTTTCGCTGATCATGGACAAGTTAAGGTATCTATCAAAATGGCCGGTTTTAATCGCCGCGATGTAGCTGTGCCGGATCGCAGAGGAAATGATGCGGGTGCATTAATTCTTGGTTCTGACGGCGCTGGTGTTGTGGAGGCCATCGGTGAAGGTGTCTCTGAATTCTCTGTTGGGGATGAAGTGATAGTTAACCCGTCGCTTGGCTGGTACGAAAATACGGAAGCACCGCCAAAACAATTTGATATTCTTGGGATGCCTGATAATGGCACATTTACCGAAACAATCGTTTTGCCCGCAGAACAACTCGAAAAGAAACCCGGGCATTTATCCTGGGAAGAAGCAGGTGTGCTTGCGTTATCAGGATTGACAGGATACCGGGCGTTATTTACTAAAGGAAATTTGCGGGCTGAAGATACATTGTTTATCCCGGGTGCCGGAAGCGGTGTGGCAACTTACTTGATTCAATTTGCCAAGAAAGCCGGTGCACGTGTAATTGTTTCTTCCCGAAGTGAGGAGAAGTGCAGCCAGGCACTTGAACTGGGTGCTGACCGCGCGATTGACACCAATAGTGACTGGTCTTTCGAACTGAAAGATGAGACAATCGATATTGTCATTGACAGTGTAGGAGAGGCCACATTTAACCGGTCTCTTGATGTACTGAAAAAAGGCGGCCGCTTTGTGACATTCGGCGCCACAACAGACGATACAGTTGAACTGAATCTGCGCAAGTTTTTCTACGGGCAATATAAGCTTATCGGTACGACAATGGGCAGTCAGGAAGAACTGCAAGCCATGCTGGCATATATCGACGAGCATCAGATCCATCCGGCGGTAGACCGGTCATTTTTGCTGGATGACGCACAAAACGCCCTTGAGTATCTGAAAGAATCGAAACAATTCGGGAAAGTCGTCCTGAATGTCAGTGAATCATAA
- a CDS encoding DUF421 domain-containing protein yields MPGWAEILTRSVVFLIVLFLITKALGKKQMSQLDIFQYITGIVIGGIIAIHVTDVTTNVMYGLLALAVWLVIPITIEFMQLKSKRFRNLIQGNGTVLIQNGKIMEDNLKKERYTTDDLLKELRNNNIFNARNVEFAVLEPTGKVNVLPKKENQPITPKILGASVAPEKEPQTVVMDGKALLEPLANASLNTNWLETELEKMNISIENVFLAQVDSDGQLTVDLYDDKLTVPVPTEKPLLLASMKKCQADLELFALATENQASKQLYQRNSERMQQAIDKITPYLQ; encoded by the coding sequence ATGCCAGGTTGGGCAGAAATATTGACGCGTTCAGTCGTTTTTTTAATCGTCTTATTTTTAATTACCAAAGCACTCGGCAAAAAACAAATGTCACAGCTGGATATCTTTCAATATATTACGGGTATTGTTATTGGCGGTATCATTGCCATACATGTGACCGATGTGACGACAAATGTAATGTACGGCTTACTGGCACTGGCTGTGTGGCTTGTGATTCCGATTACCATTGAATTCATGCAGCTTAAGAGCAAACGATTCCGTAATCTCATCCAAGGGAACGGAACCGTTTTAATCCAAAATGGAAAGATTATGGAAGACAATTTAAAAAAAGAGCGCTATACGACAGATGACCTGCTCAAAGAGCTCAGGAACAATAACATCTTCAATGCACGCAATGTAGAATTCGCCGTTCTTGAGCCAACCGGAAAAGTCAATGTGCTTCCCAAAAAAGAAAATCAGCCGATTACACCGAAAATACTCGGCGCAAGCGTTGCTCCGGAAAAGGAACCCCAAACAGTGGTTATGGATGGTAAAGCCTTGCTGGAACCTTTGGCCAATGCGTCATTGAATACGAATTGGCTGGAAACGGAACTCGAGAAGATGAATATCAGCATTGAAAATGTTTTTCTTGCCCAAGTCGACAGTGACGGTCAATTAACAGTTGACTTATACGATGATAAACTGACGGTTCCCGTGCCAACTGAGAAGCCGCTTCTGCTGGCTTCAATGAAAAAATGCCAAGCTGACCTCGAATTATTTGCTCTGGCCACCGAAAATCAGGCATCCAAACAGCTTTATCAGCGGAATAGTGAGCGGATGCAGCAAGCAATTGACAAGATCACGCCTTATTTGCAATGA